The DNA region GAAGACGACCTGTGAAGTGGAAACTGCATAATCCAAACAGGCGCTGAGGAAGGGAGTGGCCAGGTGAGCAGGAAAGGTCATGTGTAAGAGAGACCACAGAGGTAGAATAGAAAGGACTCCATAACAGGTCAGaaaagaagaggtaaaaatagCACCGAGGTCTGAACCCGGAAGGGAAGGTGAAGGGTGGTGCCCCTGGCACACACCAGGTTACATGAGATGCCCTGTAGCCAGCTAGTGCTCCAAGGCAGTCAGGGCTGGAGTCCAAGGGTCTTCGGCTTTAAGAGGACGCTCAAAGCCTTGGAACTGGCTGCTCTCTGACACTGAGTCAGTCCAGGCCACTGGGACCAGAGAATAATACTCCACGTAGCTCTGGCCAGTAGCTATGAGgaaatacatacagatacatacacacacacacacacacacacacacacacacacacacactctcactaaAATCCCCCTTCTTTGAGAGGATTTATTATTCAGTAAGTAAGGcacctttctcactccttccttctccccttcataCTCACAGGTCCCCAGGTCTCTCCAACGATGACCCAGGACATCTCACCTCTGTTTGtttgcccctccctccctttaaaATATCACCATCATCCACTGCATTGTCCTACAACGGCCAGTCCAGTTTTCTTGTCACCCTGATGAGTCTTATTTCACTTGCACATCAGTGCTTCCACTGACATCCTGGTTACCTGAACCTGATCGCTGATAGTTTTGACCCTCTGGAAGACTCCTGGAGGGTGGCCTCACTTCCTGCTGGAGTCTAGAGAGTCCAGTCTAAGTTTCCACTAAAAGAAGTATCATGCCATCTCTCTTCCTACATCCCTTGAGatgaaatgcttttgaaaaataataaagccATCCTTCCTCAGGATAAAGCTGGAGCTAGCCAGTTGGCTTTTAGAAGTGCTGGAGAGCAAGGGGAGCAGAAGAGGGATTGTACTGATCCTTCCACTGCCCAAACCCATCATGCCCTAGCTTTTCCTCTAGCTCCTGGCTTTTGCTGCTCCTGAGAGGGCTCTTCCAGCCCTTGGATTTCATAAAAGGACAAAATAAGACTTTCACCAGAGGAGAGAAGTGAGCcaatggagacagaaaaaaaagagctggATCCTGTGGGAGAGACCCAAGTGCTGTCAGGGAGAAGGGGACTCATCAACCTCAAAACTTCcaagaggaaaaggaatgaaaaaaagaccattggatttggtgatCAGAGAAAGCTGCTGACTTCTGAGAAGGGTTTAATAGAATGATTGTAATAGAATGCAGGGCAGCCTTTCAAAACAAAGTACTGGCGAGACATGGACATGTTTATAAGGAGCAGTATGGAGTCAGTAAAGAGTTATGGGCTGAAAATGCCCAAGGGAAATGACCACTGCAGTGAGACTCTGAGAACAGGGGAGAGGAGCTGAGACCAAACGTCCAGGCAGAGGACTGAGTCTTAGCAAGCAGTGGTACCCATCCTTCTGAGACtcggaggaaggaaaagagagcagGCAATGACTCACACAATTCTGAAGGAGCAGAGCTGTGGGAACAAGTTCTGGTCAGGTCCCCACAATTTTCTGAATAAGTAACTTTTATGTCTCCTTgtaggggtgggagaagggaagtgGCAAGTGACTGACTTCTGAAGGCTGAGGTCATAGCCATTGTGGGAAACTTGCCCGGGATTTGATCTTTACAGTTTCACTTTAGTTGGAATTCTCCAAATTTCAGTGAGTGCTCTCTGTGTCAACCACACCTTCCTGAGGCCCTACCATTCAAAAGGCTTCATTCTGTTATGGATTCTCTGGTGTTGAATAAGTTGTGTGCTCAGgcagaaggcctttccacattcagtacattcatagggtttctctccagtatgcaTTCTATGATGTCTAGAAAGTTGTGTACTCTGGCGGAAGGTCTTTCCACATAtgttacattcatagggtttctctcctgtatgaattctgtgatgggAAGCAAGTCCTGTGATCCACCGGAAGGCTTTCCCACAAACATtacactcataaggtttctcaccagtgtgAATACTCCGATGTTGAATAAGATGGGCACTCAggcggaaggccttcccacattcgctacattcatatggtttctctccagtatgaattgtGTGATGGGAAGTAAGTTCTGTTCTCCAGCGGAAGGTCTTGCCACattgattgcattcataaggtttctctccagtatgaattctctgatgatcAGTAAGTCCTGTGCTCCGtctgaaagccttcccacattctttacattcataaggtttctcccctgtgtgaattctctggtgctGAATAAGTTCTTTGCTCTCAcggaaagccttcccacattcattacattcataaggtttttctccagtatgaattctctgatgttcattAAGTCCAGTTCTCCgtctgaaggccttcccacattcattacattcataaggtttctccccagtatgaattctctgatgttcattAAGTCCAGTTCTCCgcctgaaggctttcccacagtctttacattcataaggtttttctccggTATGAATCCTCTGATGTCGAGTAAGTTCTTTGCTCTCTCTGAAGCCCTTCCCACATTCTTtgcattcatatggtttctctccagtgtgaattctctggtgtcgAATAAGTTCTTTGCTCTCAcgaaaggccttcccacattcattacattcataaggtttctcaccagtgtgAATTCTGTGATGTACAATAAGTTGTGAGCTTTGTCGGAAGGCCTTTCcgcattcattacatttatagggtttctctccaggaCCAAGTCTGTGAGGGAAGTAATGGAGAGGCTGTGGTTAGTGGCTTTCAGGCATGcactgcattcataaggtttctctttaACATGGATCCAATAACATTTAAACGGTCTGAATCCTAATGAAGATTTCCCACCTTCACTGTACTTTAGGGCAGTTTCTATAGCACTCATGACTAGAGGGCCTCTGAGTCCTTCCCCAATCTGAAGTCTTTCATTCTTCCTCTAAATCTGCAATCCTGTATCTATCAATTAACCCAAACTAGATGTGTGACTAGCCCTGGAGCCTTTCACTCAGCAAGCCTTTTCTTCTATAGCTTTTCTTTACTATGGAAAATTGCCTGGCCATAGCCCAAAGCTGTTGCTGTCTTCATGTTTTGGGGAGTTTCTCTTAGGGTGTCTTACTTACCTGGGATGTCTCACTACTTTCCTGGGCTGCTTCTCTAGTCTGGCATCACATTCTGAAGTTTCTCCCAAACTAGAAACACAGGGACGATCCCATGTGAGTATTTCCTGGGCTGACTGTTCCATAGAGAAGCCCAGCTTTGGGGATGACTCCTTGGTTTCAGGAGCCACCTCCCAatctgaaagaaataacaaaatgtaAGTATCACTGCTCTTCCTGCTGGGAGAAAAGCAATTCCTGCTTACTTATTCCTGCCTTCTCCATCTGCCATTAAGAAACAGCATTGTGAAACTTGACAGCGCAGAACAAAAAGATGGTAATATCCAAAGTTTGTGTAAGTcctttttgcagaggtgggggaaaggATAGGACTTGTGATTTTACTGATTCTGAGAACCACCAGCagagtgagaaaattccctcccCCCAATAGATCAACTAAGTTCGAAGAGAGTTACCTGAGGTGAGGAAGCTTGCCCAAGTTTGTCCAGCTTGTGTGTGATATAAACAAGAGACTTTCTGACTCTTAAGTTCACTCTAGCGTACCCACTACACCTCTATTGCTAGAATAGTCATGTATAGTTGATAAAAAGCTTTCACACTAATCCTCACACCAGCCTTGTAAGGTAGGTTGGTCAGttattccttttacaaatgaagaaacttggaCTCATAGTTATTtattcagtgacttacccaaggttacaatACTAATAAATGTTAAGCTGGGTTATCTTTTGACTCAGAAACAAAGGTGCAAAAGACCTCAATGGCCTTAGTCCAATTCATCAAAGGAATTTCCACTCTAACACACCCAACAAGTGGTTGCCCAGTCTCTCCTTGGGAGGGAGGAGCAGCCCAGCACCTCTCAATAGGTCCACTTTGGACAGCTCTAAGTTTCAGCCTCTTAACTAGCCTCTTTGCAACTTAGACCCACCATTGCTGGTACCACCCTCTGAGGCCAAATGGAACCTTTCAAATCCCTGTTCCATAtggcagtccttcaaatactttgaGTCTGCAATTTCTCTCctggtcttctcttctctagactaacCATGCCCAATTCTTTCGACCACCTCTGAAGCCCGTGCTCCTCTCACCAAGTCACACTGATTCTCTACCAAAGGCAGTAAGTTCACCTCCTATCATGTGGCATTTTAAGATACAGAGGCAGGCTAATGCGTGAAGGCTCAGAGAAGGTACATTCAGAATGTGTATTCTGGCAAGGAGCTCTGTGCCCCCTGACTGCCACCCTAACTCCTGCCTATAAGCCTTTGCCTACGTTGTTCCTTCTTCCTGGCTGTAATACACTCTCTTCTTCACCCTTACAGAGTACCTAGTaaccttcaaggcccagctcaggaaCTACACACCTCCTATAGAAGGCTTCTCCAGAGTCTctcaagtttatttatttattagcacTTTATCCCTTTCAAAATTACTTCATATGGGTCatacttatttgtatatgtatatgctataTCCTCCTAGAAGTAGAAGGGAAACTTCTTAGGGGCAGAAGCTATCATTGGTggatgtgtggatgtgtgtgtgtgtgtgtgtatgttgtataCCCTGTATACCTAGCAAAATGTCTGTACATAGGACATGCTTAATGTTTACTGAACTGAATCCAAAATTTATAGGAAATTGACATAAATCTCTAAGACAAAGAACCACTTCCTCATGGCCTAGTGGTCAAAAAATCATAACCAGTTTTgtaaagaagaaattcaaactaaCATTCGACACTTCaaataagaagaaatgaaaactgaaacaATTCTAAATTATCACCTCACACATTATTGCCTTATTCAAATGATTAAGGTAATAACAGTTGGAAAAAGTCAATGTTGTTTCAGTGGAAAACAAGTTggaattatgggaaaaaaattagtAGTAATTTTGATTTAATAACTTCAAGGAGGTCAATGTCAGACATAAAAAGTTATATGTGCTGAAATAcaacagcactttaaaaaaaaaaagaagaaaaagaagctggAAGCAAAATAAGTGGAAATGGAATGTGCTGTGAActgcaataaataaatatagtgGAAATAAGGAATAAAAGGCATTCAAAGAATCATAGGAAGATACATATGAAGTAATgccaaagaaaggaaacaaaccaaatgACATTACCATgccagagtcaagtttcagtgtgtccacctgtggctgatcagaacaatacaaactcagaatgctctaccacgggtcaggcacaaataatccatatgaacatttggggtggattctctaaatgtgcatgttctgtgtttcctttgagctgtttcaattctgcgttgctcagagcacagcaccttccccgatgtgggcacgccatgctgtgCCAATGTCACCCATGGcaaacaatcaattccaaagttcttaagagagaccttaagagtgtccttgcATTGCTTCTAACCACAATGTGACTTGCCCTGCATGGCTAACCcatcttagaaagattctgaagatcacctggcaggataagataccagacactgagatccttttcTCAAACACTAAACAGCAACAGAATTCCTAACCAATGTAATTGCCAGCATTGCCTCCTGAAACACCCTTCCTTTCCCTTAGTTTGGAACTACTAGACCACAAGTGTGGATTTAAGTTAGACTGTCAGTAAGAGAAAATTGTACTTAATTaccaaatgctagctatcattaactgcatttctgtatgtatgtatgtatgtatgcagtggtatcaagataaaatagaaactggaTCCCTGCCaattacatattgacttagaaaaccacaaattaacattatctacattgtattatacttttatttattttgttaaacatttcccaatgacattttaaccTAGTCCAGCCACACTCGAGAATTTTGCAGATTGACACCTCTGCATGTATTTAGGGTAAAGGAGGTTATTGGGCAGGAGAAAAGGATTCATTGAGAACTGAggcataaaatacaaaatgcatcAAGACACCATTTTTTAAATGGAGTACTGAACTGCTgcttcaacaatccggctagcagctgttgtgggggtgaaaaaccaacacaagcccaacaacaagaatgccagcacgctgcaaaagcccaggttcttttgatctgctttactaaggaaaacaacgttaaggggtttacaagcttactttaatccagcatacaaatatcactcagttcaggggaaaaagccagcactctgaacttcagaggaaatacaaaaaaattacaaacatcaatagatagaccttgcctgattcaaatcccaatacatagttaccagagattaacaaagtcccagcttctgggtttacgagctggagggctcttagctacagctgcccggagtctccatatcagcacaccaccaagagtgacagccttaagcaaatggctctgtcttctcttcttataccactTCAGACGTTATCAACCATCATcagaatgaccagaacttaggctgctatgattggctcttgagttagcacctccccttagtatgctgggagcttcacacccacataggcttagcacctaataggggtttgggccaggggcttagcacttagtaagactcaatgaaatgcactgaattaatcaaaggaaacaaaagacaaactctTCAAGgccacttggttgaactgagtgctaagagcccattttgcttaccaacacaattgCCTAGAGCAGTGGACTACAAAGTGGGAGCCAAGGACAGTGAGGTTAACCACAGGAAGACTGATCATATGCTGCTAATCTTGGACTTGTCtccaatgttgttgttgttcacccttcacttctgaagaggaccgatgagatctcagggtgatgtcttgactttcaagtaaactggatttaagtgagggaaagcTGTACAGTCagcagcctccctctctcttccaaagtcatcaaagtccagcagcaatataagaatcaagaagactggtgacagcctgggatgcagtggatgaccctggcatctttgatgtctgaccaagctctaagcactcccaagcacctgcttcagctgccttcaaggCCAATGGAACatactgttctcatctgcccactctgctggaggaagtcttcacaggcTTGGGGCAGACACCCCCCTAAATCGCCAATGGGTCTGAGGCCTGTCCATtgccctcaatctggtttagcctgtttGCCGGGACAGTTTTGCAGGGGTGtggctacaacttcttggagcctcaAGTAACAGCTGGATGACGGGTGAACACcgaaggtggataagcagccctcaCATCGGAGGTAATAGCCCTCCAATACAACTGCACcagccccttaattcctcccagctcAGGGCAGCCTTGACTTAACCTAAGCCAGCCACCTGAAACGGCACAGCTGGCAATACTGACGTcctctctttctcagtttcccctcacCTTGTTCCTTTGTGGCTTCCACAGGCACCCTTCAACAGGAGGGCTTAGAAGCACTGGCTGGTAAGTAAAATACCcctaatttcctttctttcccccagtGGCAAAGAGTTTAGTAGAAGAGGATGAGTAGAGAGAGACAACGTGCAAGAGACtatacaaataagatacatacgggataaattggagataaccaagAAAATCTGCTAGAGTTTGCTCTCTCTACTGGCaaagtatttgaaaataaaggatTGCCTCCATGCAAAGAGGAaacatttaagtgagggaggatcCTAGCCCATCATTGTCAACGTTGTTTTTCCCCAAAGTTCTCCTCCTTTCCTAACATAAGATCTTGCCTTTCCTGGCCCTTCTCAGGTGCCTCATCGCTCACCCACCCTGTTGCCaatgccttttttctttcagTACCCTCATATTCTCTGCATAGATagaattatttacatattgtatTCCCCCCCAAGAATGtggactccttgagggcaggggctgtggtTTAGTTTTTtaacttgcctttctttgtatctccagtacttagcacagtgctagtgCTTAAACACataagtaaatgcttaatacatgctttttgaaAGTTATAAtacatgaatatgatggaataccattgtgccgtaggaaatgacaaaagagatggtttcagaaaaatctgggaagatttccatgagttgatacaaagtgaaacgAGAAAGCTGAGGTCCAGGAGAACGATGCATACtacaacagtaatattgtaaagataatcagttGCAAAAGACGGAGTAACTCTGATCAATCCAATGATCCACCACAATTCCAAGGAACTCATGATGTaaaatattatccacctccaAATTGAGAACTGATGGACTTACAGGGAGTATTTTGTTTccattgtttatttttcttgcttttggggGAATATGGACAATGTAGTATATTTTGCGTGACTTCATGTGTGTAATGGTATTATATTTCTTTGCACCTCGCTGAGTGGGGAAGGgagtagaaggaagaaaatttagaactgaaaataaaaatcaaatttaaaaaataaataaaaattttaaaaatgataaaagaaaagaagaagcttGGACAGGCTGTGATTAGAATTGCAGACAGATctgctcttccaaacttctctacttCCTTTAAAGGCACCTCTGTCCTTCTAGGTTCCAGATTCTCAGCCTCCTCAACAAAACTGTTCCCCTCAAGGCATCCGTGATCTCCAAATTGCCCAATCCAATGGCCAATCCTCATCCTCTGCTTTTTCCTGGAGTCTCACCCTCTGGTCTCCACAATGCTGAAAACAATACAAGTCTGGCATCTACAAAAACCTCTCTCTGCACACTTTAAAAACAGAGATAATCATTTAACCTGTATAAGAACCTTCCAGATGAAGAGTTCCAGTGGGTTTTCAACCCATCtcttaaaaaaatgcaaaatttttGGTTAATTTCCAACAACAACAGATACCATTGATGCAAAAGAAGATGGAAATTTACTAGCCAAAAATCAAGTTAAATCTCTAACTGGTGGAGGGAGCTGAAAAATGCACATTGAAATTCCGTTAGTGCAGTCAACAATGGGgaaatacttctttttttctcttttttttagttttgatcaCCAATAAACTGAGCCTCTCTTTACtgcaatagtttaaaaaaatagctaacatttacagagTTCTCACTACATTgcagacatctccatcccaaacgttcaatggactatttgtgcccaaatCTGCGGTAGAAACTTCCAAGCTCATACCGAACTGATCAGCCGCAGCTGACCGcgctggtcctcttcaagtacgAAGGGCGACAACACCTGCgttccaggcactgcgctaagcacttcaAAGTTATCGTCTCACCTGATTCTTggaacaaccctgcaaggtgggTGTTATTCTTCTCatctacagatgagggaactgaggcaaatcgaggtgaagtgacttgcctagggtcagggAGCTAAGAAGCGCCCGcggccaggcccagcactctgtgcactgtggcaccacgTAGCCACCACGTCGCCGCACCCTAAGTAGGCTCTTCTGGGGGCCACAGCCTGAGTCACTCTGCATCTTCTGACAAACTCCTCCTGCTGTCGTGATTTCTTTAATCCCAGGTGCGCACTGATCTCTACTTCACCTTGTTAGGTCTGACCCAATATAAACCCCCTGCACCGATTCATCCGGCCAGCCTCTACTTGAAAAGTTAAAAGGTTTATTCAGCTCAAGTGTAGATCCTTACATTCATCTCCGTAAAACTTTCCTCTTGTCTAATCAGGCCAATCATTGTTTCCTTATGGGATCTTTAGTGTGTTACCACCTCCTCCGGTCTTCCACAAACGTAACAAGCACGCCAGCCATGCCTTCATCCacatcactgataaaaatgctgAGCTGAGGATGGCCTGGGCCCCACCGAGCCGCCTGGACAGCGCCTCTTCGGTTCTGATTCTTCAAGTTACAATCCATGGAGCTATCACCCCCTAGCCCCAGCCTCTGCACCGGACCACAGGCACAGCACCCAAGGCTTTTTCAATAGGGTGAGTCTCCCATCAAATGTTCCTGACGGAGCCAGGCTGACTGGCACTGATCTGCCACACCATTAAtgattcttttttgggggggggggcggggggtgggggggatctAGGCCCGTGATTTCATTGGAGCAGTGTGTAGTGAGGAAATTTTCACggcaagtcaataagcatttattaagcgcctactgtgtttCAAGCGccggggatacaatgaaaggcaaacacAGTCATTGCCCTCAAAGAGCCTTCAGTCtgtaggggagacaacatgtaaccACCATGCACATACAGGATGGAGAAGGAGTGCACGGAAGGTAATTCCCACCACCAGCGCAAGTCAGCTCCTCCTCTGAACAGACAGCTCCGGCGCTCAGGAGAAGTGACCTGTCTATGACGCAGAGCCCTCCTGGACTCCGAAGCTCGctttctacccactgcaccacactgccacTTTACCTTTAATGGTATGTCCTAAGAATCTGCCAGGGACAGACAGCCACTGAGCTCGCCGGCCTGAAGGCTGTAGGCACCCGGTGCAGTCTCAAAGCGTCACGAGGGTTCTCTAAGATTTTGTAAAGATCACCGACTGCTCTTTCAGAACCTAACCTGGCATTCCCTGGGGTAGGATGATTTGAACACATATGTAGAGAACAGCTGCATGGCATTTGGGGTTCCCCACGGGTACTCATTTGGTTCTAATTTGTCCAGTGCAAAAATCCTCCTCtttgggagagaaaagggaagcagAACAGAATCGGGGTACTTTCGTCTTCTTGCTGGCACTCTGACCTTTCCCAGCTGCAGGGCAGCCACACTGTCACTGAGGTCTTGGCCTGCCTGGGATCCTTTTCTTGCCCCAACCCCCAAAGCTTAGGAAAACAACCCTTTGGCTGACGTTAGCCATCACTTTCATCCTCATCACCTGCATTCGTTATCATTATCACCgtcatcctccccctccccctccccccaacccccatgtCATTCTGGACTTTTGAATAACACTATTCTTACAGAATCCACTCTTGTGCACACCCCACCAGGCTGCCCATCAAGCCAACTCtccaaaggaaaacaactgaATCCCAACTCTGTGATCACCCCCACACCTCCTAATCAAACGCCCAACGGGAATGCCGGTCGTCCCTGTCCGAACGGTAAATTACAGAAGGGGCACCATCACTCACTACTCTCCATTAATCATCAATTATTTTGATCAACAATGTCTTTTTAAATGCACATCAGACTAAGTGAAACATGGTTACGACCACAAACCTGAAAATGTGACCTGACAGGTTTAATTTTACCACGTATTCCAGCTAAACACTTCAGAAATCCATAAAGAAAGCCTCTCCCCCACACCTGAAGGCTCCTCTCTCAGACCACAAGTTCTGACTAAGCCTTTTCTTTTTActataacaatagctaacatttacattaGGAGCAGCGAGTTGGCACAATGCACAGAGAGCCAGGCTTGaagtgaggaagattcatcttcctgacttcaaatctggcctcagatacttactagtttgtgaccctgggcaagtcacttattaaccctgtttgcctccatttccttatctgtaaaatgagttagagaaggaaatggcaaactactctagtgtctttgccaagaaaaccccaaatggggtcacgaagagtgggacatgactgaaacaagtgaacaacaaccactaccaccaccttgaCGTAGGACATTACAGTTTGCTAAGCACCTGGACATATGCTGTCCCTATGATCTTTACAACTCAGGGAAAACATCCCAAGGTtgttgcctcattttatagacggcTCTAGGAGCTTATGCTATTGGCTCATGTTACTACTAATTAACACCAGGTAAGTGCAGAACATAGAATCAAACCCTggtctttcttgactccaagtccaaagacATCGTCTCCTGATCTGGTTCACTATCTATCTGGTAAGTTAAACCCATTGCTTGTTGCTTACCttatcccacccccatccccccacccccccacccccaccaaaattCAGAGACTGCAACAGGTTCTATCTAATCGTCCTGCTGGTTGGCCACCCTACCAGAAGTGTGCCAAACTTTGTGCTAGATTCTAGGGATATAATtagtctttgttctcaaggagctccaggggaaagggaagaggaatggCTGAGGCTGCACTTCTCATCTGACTACTAACAACCATCTAAGCACCTACCATAGCCCCACCAACGTggaacaatccttgccctcagggagtttgtaTTCTATCGGGAGAGCCAAAATATCaactatggagagagagagaaataaatatgAGGTGATATTTTCAGGGAGCTGGCAGGGGGAATCTGGCCAGAAAGGCTTTACAAAGAAGGTGGCATGCAAAGGAATCCTGAGAGAGACTAGGGATTCaatgaggagggagatcatttCCGGCATGGGGGGCATTTGTTACAAAGGCTGAAGAAGACAGGAAATGGAGCACCATATGCAGGTAACTACCAGAAGGCTAGTTTGGCTCGACTGTACATGGTAGGAAGGGCAGGGACAGGGAAGTGAGCAGAGGGAACCACctaaggctggaaaagtgggtTGGAAAGGACCTGAAATGCCCTTCAAATTAAAGTGATCAGTCACACATGAGGCATATGAGGGTGATGATTCCTCTGGAGTATACGTTGGCCTATACAGAcaactgaggttccttccaactgtgAAATTCTATAATGCCTATAAAGGCCAGTGGATTTGCCAATGAAGagaccattggtaactttggagaggagagTTTTAGTTGAAGGATGGGGTCAGATGTCAGGCTGCCAGGAGTCAAGCGGTAGAGGCAACAAATACAGTTTCCTCTGAGAGGCTGGTCATGAGAAACGCATGCAATAAAATCCACAGGATCACCAAGGAAACCAATGAGAATGACACATAggcacttcttttttttaaactcaagtcACAGAACCCAGAAGTAGTTACACACATATGGGGCTCCATTTTCTGCCTCCAC from Trichosurus vulpecula isolate mTriVul1 chromosome 1, mTriVul1.pri, whole genome shotgun sequence includes:
- the LOC118834251 gene encoding zinc finger protein 501-like; translation: MGGRRGPREAWGEGPSRDWLGGDKRRGHKGDRRHPSDFRFLLRSSRLRHQTGPDPCRLRMLGAFSAPPRTRPLPVPKPCVPGRDWEVAPETKESSPKLGFSMEQSAQEILTWDRPCVSSLGETSECDARLEKQPRKVVRHPRLGPGEKPYKCNECGKAFRQSSQLIVHHRIHTGEKPYECNECGKAFRESKELIRHQRIHTGEKPYECKECGKGFRESKELTRHQRIHTGEKPYECKDCGKAFRRRTGLNEHQRIHTGEKPYECNECGKAFRRRTGLNEHQRIHTGEKPYECNECGKAFRESKELIQHQRIHTGEKPYECKECGKAFRRSTGLTDHQRIHTGEKPYECNQCGKTFRWRTELTSHHTIHTGEKPYECSECGKAFRLSAHLIQHRSIHTGEKPYECNVCGKAFRWITGLASHHRIHTGEKPYECNICGKTFRQSTQLSRHHRMHTGEKPYECTECGKAFCLSTQLIQHQRIHNRMKPFEW